In Lolium perenne isolate Kyuss_39 chromosome 5, Kyuss_2.0, whole genome shotgun sequence, the sequence CGGGCTCTACGGCTGCGCGTGCCGCCCCGGCGTCGTCGAGGGCGTCGTCGCCGCGTGCAGCCACCTGCATATGCTCTGGGTCCAGGATTGCGCGGTGGACTCCGTCGTCGTCAGATCGGTGCTTCAGCTCCATCGCCTCTCGATGCTCCGCACCGTCTCGCGCAGCCTCACGGTGGACGACGCCCCGAACCTCCGCGAGCTCCTTCCTGGCACCACGGCCGCGCTCAGCATCAACGGCGCGCCCGAACTGTCAAGCATCTTGCGCCTCAACCTCCCCGCCACCCTCGAGATCGATGGCGTCGACATCGCGGTATGAACTAGGACTGCGACCTGTACTACTGGCACTCATGGAAATTGCTTGATGTTCTATCCATGTTGGGCTGCATATGCAGGTTGGTAGGCAGGACATGGAACCGCAGATGCGGTCTGTCAGCAGACTATGGCTAGCCCTGGACTACACGGCGCTCCGCGGCATGGAGGTTCACATGGTGGCGCGCGTGGTGCAGCAGATGCTGAGGCGTTTCCCTTGCCTGAACTTTCTGACCATCGAGGTACGCGTGCGCCTCTGGTCTTGCGTGTATGGTCGTGTGTGTAACCAACATGATCGGGCCTCGCTGTGCTTGCAATGCAGCGCAAGGACGCCGTGCCACAGGAAGAAGGGATGGCCTCCCGGGACGACCACCACACGCACTACCTGACCCTCGACGGCAGCATCGACCAGTGCTTGCACCACCTGACGCTCTTCGACTTCCGGGGCGGCAAGGCCGAGCTCGCGCTCCTCAAGGCGATCATGCACAGCACCCATGCATTGTGGACCGTCGACCTGGTGTACAACGCCCGTCGCCAGGAGCCCCAGCTCTGGCACGCCACCCAGGAGGCGCTCGCCGGGCTGAAACGGTTCGCGCTCATGAGCGACAA encodes:
- the LOC127298859 gene encoding uncharacterized protein, with the protein product MLWVQDCAVDSVVVRSVLQLHRLSMLRTVSRSLTVDDAPNLRELLPGTTAALSINGAPELSSILRLNLPATLEIDGVDIAVGRQDMEPQMRSVSRLWLALDYTALRGMEVHMVARVVQQMLRRFPCLNFLTIERKDAVPQEEGMASRDDHHTHYLTLDGSIDQCLHHLTLFDFRGGKAELALLKAIMHSTHALWTVDLVYNARRQEPQLWHATQEALAGLKRFALMSDNHTLRNPLVGVRPMRTREFIGYGWCGSDLF